From Ignavibacterium sp.:
AGAAAGTGTTCGGCGAGAATTAATATGTCACCACGTCTTTGTCTTAATGGTGGAATGTGTATTGGGAATGAATTCAATCTGTAAAATAGGTCTTCACGAAATTCTTTATTCTCTACAGCTTTCTTTAAGTCTTTGTTGGTCGCTGATATTATACGAACATCTGTTTTAATTATTTCAGTTCCACCAACTCTTTCAAATTCCTTCTGCTGAATTACACGAAGAAGTTTTGCCTGTAAAACCATTTCAAGCTCACCAACTTCATCAAGGAATATTGTTCCACCTCTGGCTACTTCAAATTTACCAAGCTTCCGCTGATGAGCGCCTGTGAATGAACCTCTTTCGTGTCCGAACAATTCACTTTCAAGTAATTCTCTTGGAATTGAAGCACAGTTAACTGCTATGAAAGGTCTGTCTTTTCTTTTACCGTTGTAATGAATAGCTCTTGCGATAAGCTCTTTACCGGTTCCGCTTTCACCATAAATCAAAACAGAGATGTCGTTATCCAAAACTTTTGAGACAAGCTTAAAGACATCCTGCATTTTCCCATCAGCAGAAATTATGTTATCAAAGCTATAGGTTTGTTTAACATTCTCTTTAAGGTTTTGTAACTCTTTGGTTAAATCATAACTCTTAATTGCATTTTTAATTGCAAGCTCGAGTTTTTGTTGGTCAATAGGTTTGGTGAAATAATCGTATGCACCGAATTTAAGTGAGTCAACTGCAACCTCAATGCTACCTTGTGCAGAAAGCATTATCACCGGCAAGTTTTCATCGAAAGCTTTTATTCGCTTTAATGTTTCTATTCCATCTAATCCGGGCAACATTATATCAAGCAGAACAACATCCGGACGTTTGTGTAAATTTTTAAGAACATCTTCCCCCGTAGCAAATGATTCGGCGTTATATTTCCATTTATCTCTGACCCAATAAGTTAGCAATTTGGAAATCGCCTGTTCGTCGTCAACAATA
This genomic window contains:
- a CDS encoding sigma-54 dependent transcriptional regulator, which translates into the protein MEKLIFIVDDEQAISKLLTYWVRDKWKYNAESFATGEDVLKNLHKRPDVVLLDIMLPGLDGIETLKRIKAFDENLPVIMLSAQGSIEVAVDSLKFGAYDYFTKPIDQQKLELAIKNAIKSYDLTKELQNLKENVKQTYSFDNIISADGKMQDVFKLVSKVLDNDISVLIYGESGTGKELIARAIHYNGKRKDRPFIAVNCASIPRELLESELFGHERGSFTGAHQRKLGKFEVARGGTIFLDEVGELEMVLQAKLLRVIQQKEFERVGGTEIIKTDVRIISATNKDLKKAVENKEFREDLFYRLNSFPIHIPPLRQRRGDILILAEHFLKKFNEKLGKNCKGFTRRALKLIYDYSWPGNVREMENTIERCLIISEGEMIDVDDLPPHIRTEDYPASFDFAGPLFTDDTIIPFEKLKEEAIRHALKVTDGNIVEAAKKLQLGRATIYRLMDKYGIEH